The following proteins are co-located in the Flectobacillus major DSM 103 genome:
- a CDS encoding YceI family protein yields the protein MKIFLSVVIGCLLFSAQSFAQLYATQSGETSFFSETPIENITATSKTVGAIINTQTGEIAVSMKITSFDFPNKLMQEHFNENYLESTKFPTATFKGKIQETIDYRKNGTYNVTTKGILTVHGVAQNREFKGKIVIDALKVTLTSEFDVKLVDHNIEIPKLVFAKIAEVIKVRSSYNLVPYNKK from the coding sequence ATGAAAATCTTTCTGTCAGTAGTAATCGGATGTTTATTGTTCTCCGCACAGTCATTTGCACAGTTGTATGCTACACAAAGTGGCGAAACTAGCTTTTTCTCAGAAACTCCCATCGAAAATATTACAGCAACGAGCAAAACCGTTGGTGCTATTATCAATACCCAAACAGGCGAAATAGCTGTTAGTATGAAAATAACTTCTTTCGATTTCCCGAATAAGCTTATGCAAGAGCATTTTAATGAAAATTATCTGGAATCGACAAAGTTTCCAACCGCAACTTTCAAGGGAAAAATACAGGAGACGATAGATTATCGTAAAAACGGTACGTACAATGTTACGACAAAGGGCATTTTAACCGTTCATGGGGTAGCTCAAAATAGGGAGTTTAAAGGAAAAATCGTGATTGATGCCCTAAAAGTAACACTCACCAGCGAATTTGATGTGAAACTGGTAGACCATAACATTGAGATTCCCAAACTGGTATTTGCTAAAATAGCAGAGGTAATCAAAGTGAGGTCTTCCTACAACCTAGTACCATATAACAAGAAATAA
- a CDS encoding alpha/beta hydrolase gives MKNSLKVIATIIVLGIVLYYLGPKPKAPQFQNYSFALPNSLTELDAQVKAEEKAEKGIRPDNEARIVWADSIQKKKTPLAFLYIHGFSASQEEGDPVHTNIAKKYGANLYLARLAGHGIDLGDATMQNLSTDEIIVSVEKALAITKKLGNEVIIIGTSFGGALTLYLASHHPEIKAIALYSPCIKIYDDNATLLDNHWGKKIATMVMGSEIRDLQPNNPLHAQYWSMHYHVDGLIALQNFLTNVMIPSTFEQVKCPTFLGYYYKNEEEQDKVVSVPAMLKMYEELGVPNTLKRQQAFPNAGHHVIGSYVLSNDYANVQKATEAFLDQVVLTHNTK, from the coding sequence ATGAAAAATAGTTTGAAAGTGATAGCCACCATTATTGTATTAGGCATAGTGCTGTATTATTTAGGCCCTAAGCCCAAAGCCCCACAATTCCAAAATTATTCTTTTGCTTTGCCCAACTCTTTGACTGAACTCGATGCCCAAGTCAAGGCCGAAGAAAAAGCCGAAAAGGGTATTCGTCCAGACAATGAAGCAAGAATTGTTTGGGCCGATTCTATTCAGAAAAAGAAAACGCCATTGGCATTTTTATATATTCATGGTTTTTCGGCAAGCCAAGAAGAAGGCGACCCTGTTCATACCAATATTGCCAAAAAATATGGTGCAAACTTATATTTGGCTCGTTTGGCTGGGCATGGCATAGACCTTGGCGATGCTACTATGCAAAACCTTAGTACCGACGAAATTATTGTTTCGGTAGAAAAAGCCTTGGCAATTACCAAGAAGCTAGGCAATGAGGTTATTATTATTGGTACTTCTTTTGGAGGAGCTTTGACACTGTATTTAGCATCTCACCACCCCGAAATCAAAGCAATAGCCCTATACTCGCCCTGCATCAAAATTTATGATGATAATGCCACTTTGCTAGACAATCATTGGGGCAAAAAAATTGCCACAATGGTAATGGGGTCAGAAATACGTGACTTACAACCCAACAACCCTTTGCATGCTCAATATTGGTCGATGCACTATCATGTTGATGGGTTAATTGCTTTACAAAATTTTTTGACGAATGTTATGATTCCGAGTACCTTCGAGCAGGTAAAATGCCCTACTTTTTTGGGGTATTATTACAAAAATGAAGAAGAACAAGACAAAGTTGTATCGGTGCCTGCTATGCTAAAAATGTACGAAGAATTGGGTGTACCTAATACCCTAAAACGCCAACAGGCCTTTCCTAATGCTGGACATCATGTGATTGGTTCTTACGTACTTTCAAATGATTATGCTAACGTACAAAAAGCAACCGAAGCCTTTTTAGACCAAGTTGTATTGACTCATAATACCAAATAA
- a CDS encoding DUF2200 domain-containing protein codes for MEITPEHNKRISKITFASVLPHYLRKVEKKGRTQEELQQVIEWLTGFDERKIKELVDEKVTFQTFFEMANINPNANLITGVICGYRIEEIENPITRQVRCLDKLVDELAKGKKMEKILRIA; via the coding sequence ATGGAGATAACCCCTGAACATAACAAACGAATATCAAAAATAACCTTTGCATCTGTTCTTCCTCATTATCTTAGAAAGGTTGAAAAAAAAGGTAGAACTCAGGAAGAATTACAGCAGGTTATAGAGTGGTTGACGGGTTTTGACGAGAGAAAAATCAAAGAACTTGTTGACGAAAAAGTAACCTTTCAAACATTTTTTGAGATGGCTAACATAAATCCAAACGCTAACTTAATTACAGGGGTAATTTGTGGCTATAGGATAGAAGAAATTGAAAACCCAATAACCCGACAAGTTCGGTGTCTCGACAAATTGGTAGACGAATTAGCGAAAGGAAAAAAGATGGAAAAGATTTTGAGAATAGCATAA
- a CDS encoding iron chaperone gives MTEVEKYISQFEPDTQDKLNVLRQVFFEVLPNTEESIRYNMPAFKVGKHHLYFTAYKKHIGFYPVYGLPEIENEVALYRAKKTKDSLHFMLDKPLPIELIKSIIKLKSQL, from the coding sequence ATGACAGAAGTAGAAAAATATATATCGCAATTTGAACCTGATACTCAGGATAAATTAAATGTTCTGCGACAAGTGTTTTTTGAGGTGTTGCCCAACACCGAAGAAAGTATTCGTTATAATATGCCCGCTTTCAAAGTAGGAAAACATCATTTGTATTTTACAGCATACAAAAAGCATATTGGCTTTTATCCCGTTTATGGCTTACCAGAAATTGAAAATGAGGTGGCTTTATATAGGGCTAAAAAAACCAAAGACAGCCTGCATTTTATGCTCGACAAACCCTTGCCTATAGAACTGATAAAAAGTATTATCAAACTGAAGTCACAACTTTAA
- a CDS encoding GAF domain-containing protein has protein sequence MAENLYIPTTTSRQAIYEAITPQIEALITHETDLIANLANISAVLREAFGFFWVGFYLKKENQLVLGPFQGPIACTRINFNKGVCGHCYTTQQTIIVPDVEAFPGHIACSSASKSEIVLPVFDKNGQVSMVLDVDSDQLNDFSDIDAQGLEKIIGILQNTLH, from the coding sequence ATGGCCGAAAATTTATATATACCAACCACTACTAGCCGTCAAGCTATTTATGAGGCTATCACACCTCAAATCGAAGCATTGATTACGCATGAAACTGATTTGATAGCCAATTTGGCTAATATTTCGGCTGTACTGCGTGAAGCCTTTGGCTTTTTTTGGGTTGGGTTTTATTTAAAAAAAGAAAATCAATTGGTATTAGGGCCTTTTCAAGGGCCTATTGCCTGTACACGAATTAATTTCAATAAAGGAGTTTGCGGACATTGCTACACTACTCAGCAAACTATCATTGTACCCGATGTAGAGGCATTTCCAGGGCATATTGCTTGCTCATCAGCATCAAAATCAGAAATTGTACTTCCTGTTTTTGATAAAAATGGACAAGTATCTATGGTACTCGATGTAGATTCAGACCAGCTCAACGATTTTTCAGACATAGATGCTCAAGGTTTAGAAAAAATCATTGGTATCCTACAAAATACACTTCATTAA
- a CDS encoding (Fe-S)-binding protein: MYFLQQILFLLALATAGYFITKRISIIRNTILLGRDENRYDQPEERRAMMLKIAFGQKKMFDRPIIGLLHFVIYAGFLLINVEVLEIVLDGILGTHRLFAPFLGETYAVLINFFETMAVGVLLVCMIFLVRRNITKVDRLQATRHRELNGFPVIDGNTILLSEIVLMAFLLTMNAADSVLQSRGEGHYHFVGNFFFSGLLKPLFEGWNTTALVVYERIAWWLHILGILGFAIYVTYSKHLHIFLAFPNTYFSNLKSKGEIANMPAVTQEVQIMLGLAQPSSDTPTEIARFGAKDIQDLTWKNLMDAYSCTECGRCTSQCPANLTGKVLSPRKIMMDTRDRLEEVGRNMELNKGMFVDDGKSLYGDYISAEELRACTTCNACVQECPINISPLDIILQLRRYQIMEESDAPASWNAMFSNLENNQAPWKFSPADRFNWADKLNG; encoded by the coding sequence ATGTATTTCTTACAACAAATTCTATTTCTGCTAGCTTTGGCAACAGCAGGGTATTTTATTACAAAACGCATTAGCATTATCAGAAACACGATTTTGCTGGGTAGAGATGAAAATCGCTATGACCAACCAGAAGAAAGGCGTGCAATGATGCTGAAAATTGCTTTTGGCCAGAAGAAAATGTTTGACAGGCCTATTATTGGCCTACTTCACTTTGTGATATATGCAGGTTTTTTGCTTATCAATGTCGAGGTGCTAGAAATTGTGCTTGATGGTATTTTGGGGACACACCGCCTTTTTGCTCCTTTTTTGGGCGAAACATACGCTGTACTTATTAATTTCTTTGAAACAATGGCTGTGGGTGTACTGCTTGTGTGTATGATTTTCTTGGTTCGTCGTAATATTACTAAAGTAGACCGCCTACAAGCTACTCGTCACCGCGAACTCAATGGCTTTCCTGTAATTGATGGAAATACGATTCTTCTTTCAGAGATTGTCCTCATGGCTTTCTTATTAACAATGAATGCCGCTGACAGCGTTTTACAGAGTCGTGGTGAAGGACATTATCATTTTGTAGGTAATTTCTTCTTTAGTGGCCTTCTAAAGCCTTTATTTGAGGGTTGGAATACGACTGCATTGGTAGTTTACGAAAGAATTGCTTGGTGGTTACATATTTTGGGTATTTTGGGCTTTGCGATTTATGTAACGTATTCTAAACATTTACATATCTTTTTGGCTTTCCCTAATACTTATTTCTCTAACCTCAAATCGAAGGGAGAAATAGCCAATATGCCAGCGGTAACACAGGAAGTACAGATTATGCTAGGTTTGGCTCAACCATCGAGCGACACGCCTACAGAAATAGCTCGCTTTGGTGCAAAGGATATACAAGATTTAACTTGGAAAAACTTAATGGACGCTTACTCTTGCACCGAATGCGGCCGTTGTACCTCTCAGTGTCCAGCCAATTTAACAGGAAAGGTTCTGTCGCCTCGTAAAATTATGATGGATACCCGCGACCGCCTTGAAGAGGTTGGCCGCAATATGGAACTCAACAAAGGAATGTTTGTTGATGATGGAAAATCGCTTTATGGCGATTATATCTCGGCAGAAGAATTACGGGCTTGTACCACTTGCAACGCTTGTGTGCAAGAATGTCCTATCAATATTTCGCCTTTAGACATTATTTTGCAGTTGCGTCGCTACCAAATTATGGAAGAGTCTGATGCACCTGCCTCATGGAACGCTATGTTTTCTAACTTAGAGAACAACCAAGCCCCTTGGAAGTTCTCGCCCGCCGACCGATTTAATTGGGCTGATAAACTAAACGGATAA
- the wecB gene encoding non-hydrolyzing UDP-N-acetylglucosamine 2-epimerase, whose protein sequence is MLKILNIVGARPNFMKVAPLHRAFEQHPEIESKIVHTGQHFDAKMSDVFFEQLQMPKPHYFLGVGGGSHTEVTARTMIEFEKVILAEQPDLVLVVGDVNATLACTLVAIKLHIPVAHVEAGLRSGDRKMPEELNRILTDSVSDFLFITEQSGIDNLRHEGVPAEKVFFVGNVMIDSLVHYLEKAKQTPVLTELGLAKDEFVVMTMHRPANVDTAEGLGAILTIIENTVPHKKVVFPIHPRTANNLKNVGLWEKIQAIEGLVLTEPQGYLEFLQLMQNASVIVTDSGGIQEETTFLKVPCLTFRDSTERPVTVELGTNQLLADLNPQTVHQKLMEILSGKAKQGIVPPLWDGKTSERIAQILVDKLA, encoded by the coding sequence ATGTTGAAAATTCTTAATATTGTAGGGGCTAGACCCAATTTTATGAAGGTAGCACCATTGCATCGGGCCTTCGAGCAACATCCTGAGATTGAATCCAAGATTGTACATACAGGTCAGCATTTTGATGCTAAAATGAGTGATGTGTTTTTTGAACAGCTCCAAATGCCAAAACCTCATTATTTTTTGGGAGTGGGAGGTGGCTCACATACCGAGGTTACCGCCCGTACAATGATAGAGTTTGAAAAAGTGATTTTAGCCGAGCAACCAGACCTTGTCTTGGTGGTTGGCGATGTCAATGCAACACTAGCCTGTACTTTGGTAGCTATCAAGCTTCATATTCCTGTAGCACACGTGGAGGCGGGCTTGCGTAGTGGCGATAGAAAAATGCCAGAAGAACTTAACCGTATTTTGACTGACAGCGTATCTGATTTTTTATTTATTACAGAACAGTCGGGGATCGATAACCTTCGACATGAAGGAGTACCCGCAGAGAAAGTATTTTTTGTAGGAAATGTCATGATTGATTCGTTGGTACACTACCTCGAAAAAGCCAAACAAACACCTGTATTGACAGAGTTAGGCTTGGCAAAAGATGAGTTTGTAGTAATGACTATGCACCGCCCTGCCAACGTAGATACTGCCGAAGGGCTTGGAGCTATTTTGACAATTATTGAAAATACTGTCCCTCATAAAAAAGTAGTATTCCCGATTCACCCACGTACGGCCAACAATCTTAAAAATGTAGGCCTGTGGGAAAAAATACAAGCCATAGAAGGGTTGGTTTTGACAGAGCCACAAGGGTACTTAGAATTTTTGCAGTTGATGCAAAATGCTAGCGTGATTGTTACAGATTCGGGGGGAATTCAGGAAGAAACTACATTCTTAAAAGTGCCTTGCCTAACTTTTAGGGACTCGACAGAACGCCCAGTAACAGTAGAATTGGGGACTAATCAATTATTGGCTGACCTTAACCCACAGACAGTACACCAAAAACTTATGGAAATTCTTTCGGGCAAAGCCAAACAAGGTATTGTCCCGCCACTGTGGGACGGTAAAACTTCGGAAAGAATAGCTCAAATTTTAGTAGATAAATTAGCATAA
- a CDS encoding helix-turn-helix domain-containing protein, which translates to MNQLVRISKILNVEPFKITALWNNGEIRINDFTKFFENWKESEDTHLLGLTAWEVFKGVTVTNEPPRTLEWKNYPTTFTWKGKTQTAPTDLDPDTLYQESIFVRSIEPLPIGTMLKQVREKAGLTQTDVAINAGTTRNYISRIENGKSDIQVETLHKIVELGLGKQLRMEIV; encoded by the coding sequence ATGAACCAGTTAGTTAGAATATCAAAAATATTGAACGTTGAGCCGTTTAAAATTACAGCCCTTTGGAATAATGGAGAAATACGCATCAATGATTTTACCAAGTTTTTTGAGAATTGGAAAGAATCAGAAGACACCCATTTGTTAGGTCTGACAGCGTGGGAGGTGTTTAAAGGTGTAACCGTCACCAACGAACCGCCCCGTACTTTGGAATGGAAAAATTACCCTACAACATTTACTTGGAAAGGGAAAACACAAACCGCCCCTACTGATTTAGACCCCGACACCCTTTATCAAGAAAGTATTTTTGTACGCAGTATTGAACCCTTGCCAATAGGAACAATGCTAAAACAGGTAAGGGAAAAGGCAGGATTGACACAAACAGACGTAGCGATTAATGCAGGAACAACCCGTAATTATATTTCAAGAATAGAAAACGGTAAATCTGATATTCAAGTAGAAACCCTCCACAAGATTGTTGAATTAGGATTGGGTAAACAGTTGCGTATGGAGATTGTATAA
- a CDS encoding (Fe-S)-binding protein — translation MSQEIEFKVPTMAELAMNGQMPEILFWVGCAGSFDDRYKKVTIAFCKILNRVGINFAVLGTEESCTGDPARRAGNEFLFQMQATMNIQVLDGYGIKKIVTACPHCFNTLKNEYPALGGNYEVIHHSEFLQQLINDGRVKMTEGGEFKGKKITYHDSCYLGRANNVYEAPRAVLEALDADLVEMKRCRTKGLCCGAGGAQMFKEPEKGQKDINVERIEDALETGASTIAVACPFCMVMMSDGVKNKEKEDSVKVYDLAELIDASM, via the coding sequence ATGTCACAAGAAATAGAATTTAAAGTGCCCACTATGGCCGAATTAGCCATGAATGGCCAAATGCCCGAGATTCTTTTTTGGGTAGGTTGTGCAGGTTCTTTTGACGACCGCTATAAAAAAGTAACCATTGCTTTTTGCAAAATACTTAATCGTGTGGGTATTAATTTTGCGGTTTTAGGCACAGAAGAATCTTGTACAGGCGACCCTGCCAGAAGAGCAGGCAACGAGTTTCTTTTCCAAATGCAGGCTACCATGAATATTCAGGTATTGGATGGCTATGGTATCAAAAAAATTGTAACAGCTTGCCCGCATTGTTTTAATACACTCAAAAATGAATACCCTGCTCTTGGTGGCAATTATGAAGTAATTCATCATTCCGAGTTTTTACAACAACTTATTAATGACGGTCGTGTCAAAATGACTGAGGGAGGCGAGTTTAAAGGTAAAAAAATCACCTATCATGACTCTTGCTATTTGGGCCGTGCCAACAACGTTTATGAAGCACCAAGAGCTGTTTTAGAGGCCCTCGATGCCGACTTGGTTGAAATGAAACGTTGCCGTACCAAAGGCTTATGCTGTGGTGCTGGTGGAGCTCAGATGTTTAAAGAACCTGAAAAAGGGCAGAAAGATATTAATGTAGAACGTATTGAAGATGCCCTTGAAACAGGAGCGTCGACGATTGCAGTGGCTTGTCCTTTTTGTATGGTTATGATGTCGGATGGGGTAAAAAACAAAGAAAAAGAAGATTCAGTAAAAGTTTATGATTTGGCGGAACTGATTGATGCAAGTATGTAG